ATCGACACTTCCGTAATACTTTACAATCACAACGCGATTTACAGTTTTGAAGACAACGATGTAGCAATTCCCATCACGGTTTTGGAGGAGCTTGACAATTTCAAAAAGGGCAACGACATCAAGAATTTCGAGGCACGGGAGTTCATCCGCATCATGGATCGTCTTTCCAGCAATCATTCTCTTACGAACTGGATCCCTATTGACATGCCCAACGGCGGGTTTTTCAAGGTGATCATGAATGAGCAGCCCGACAAGGATGCCACCAAGATCTTCGGGGAAGACAAGCCTGATCACCGCATTCTGAATGCTGCCCTGATGATGTGTGAGCAGCATCCTGAGAAAAAGGTAACCCTTGTCACCAAAGATATCAACCTCAGGCTGAAGGCCAAATCGCTGAACATACCTGCAGAGGACTTTGAAACGGGCAAGATCAAGGATGTGGAATCGCTGTACACAGGAAAGTCATTGATTGAAGGGGTTAGCAAGGAGGTGATTGACATGTTGTACGGTACAGGTTTTTGTGATGCGAAAGATATCGGGGTTGAAAAGCCCATCCCCAATCATTATTTCATTGCCAGGAACGGTAAATCATCGGCGCTTGCCTTTTACAACCCGGTTCTGGAGCGCGTGGAGCGGGTTGAAAAAATTGCGGCCTACCGTATCACGCCCCGCAATGCCGAGCAGGTGTTCGCCCTGCATGCCATCATGAATCCCAAGGTCAAGCTGGTCACCATGCAGGGGATAGCAGGAACAGGGAAAACCTTGCTGGCTTTGGCCGGTGCGCTGGAACAAAAACGGAACTTCAAACAGATCTACCTGGCACGTCCCATCGTTCCCTTAAGCAACAAAGACATTGGTTATCTTCCCGGAGATATCAAATCGAAGCTGAATCCATACATGGAACCGCTATGGGATAACCTCAAGTTCATACAGAACCAGTATGGGGAAAAGGACAGGGAATATAAGAAGATACAGGATGCAGTGGACACGGAAAAGCTGGTGATCACGCCTCTTGCATATATCCGCGGACGCAGCATTTCCAACGTGTGCTTCATCGTGGATGAAGCCCAAAACCTCACCCCGCATGAAGTCAAGACCATCATCACCCGCGCCGGGGAAAACACCAAGATCATCTTTACCGGCGATATCTACCAGATCGACACGCCGTATCTTGATTCACAAAGCAACGGACTTTCCTACCTGATCGATAAGATCAAGCACCACGAGATCTACGCCCACGTCCGCCTGGAAAAAGGAGAACGGTCGGAGCTGGCGAATCTGGCAAATGAGATGCTTTAAAAAGCCGGGATTGTCAATTCTGTATTCTGTATGTA
Above is a window of Bacteroidota bacterium DNA encoding:
- a CDS encoding PhoH family protein — its product is MPRRKKQQKIFVIDTSVILYNHNAIYSFEDNDVAIPITVLEELDNFKKGNDIKNFEAREFIRIMDRLSSNHSLTNWIPIDMPNGGFFKVIMNEQPDKDATKIFGEDKPDHRILNAALMMCEQHPEKKVTLVTKDINLRLKAKSLNIPAEDFETGKIKDVESLYTGKSLIEGVSKEVIDMLYGTGFCDAKDIGVEKPIPNHYFIARNGKSSALAFYNPVLERVERVEKIAAYRITPRNAEQVFALHAIMNPKVKLVTMQGIAGTGKTLLALAGALEQKRNFKQIYLARPIVPLSNKDIGYLPGDIKSKLNPYMEPLWDNLKFIQNQYGEKDREYKKIQDAVDTEKLVITPLAYIRGRSISNVCFIVDEAQNLTPHEVKTIITRAGENTKIIFTGDIYQIDTPYLDSQSNGLSYLIDKIKHHEIYAHVRLEKGERSELANLANEML